A stretch of the Rhodothermales bacterium genome encodes the following:
- a CDS encoding ABC transporter ATP-binding protein, translating into MSELVHGNGSTSGTGLNTELVRASKIVKIYEDKDTVPVRALDGVDLTIKKGEFMAIAGPSGSGKTTLLNIVGGLDKPTSGQVIVDGQDLSVLSRTQLAEFRLQHLGFVFQAYNLIPVLSAEENAEFSLLLQGVPAAERRKRVREEFADLGIGDELMRRRPSELSGGQQQRVAVARALLSRPRLILADEPTANLDSKTGARLLDKMRDLNARTGITFLFSTHDPLVMERARRLVRLRDGQIVDDERRS; encoded by the coding sequence ATGTCTGAACTCGTACATGGAAACGGATCGACGAGCGGGACGGGATTGAATACCGAGCTTGTCCGCGCAAGCAAGATCGTCAAGATCTACGAAGACAAGGACACCGTTCCGGTACGTGCCCTCGACGGCGTCGACCTGACGATCAAGAAGGGCGAGTTCATGGCCATCGCCGGACCCTCGGGATCCGGGAAGACGACGCTGTTGAATATCGTGGGCGGCCTCGACAAGCCGACCAGCGGACAGGTAATTGTCGATGGTCAGGATCTGTCGGTGTTGAGCAGGACGCAGCTTGCCGAGTTTCGACTTCAGCATCTGGGCTTCGTATTTCAGGCATACAATCTGATTCCCGTCTTGAGTGCAGAGGAGAATGCGGAGTTCAGTTTGCTCCTGCAGGGCGTCCCGGCGGCGGAGCGACGCAAGCGTGTCCGCGAGGAGTTCGCGGATCTCGGGATCGGTGATGAGCTGATGCGCCGGCGGCCGAGCGAACTGAGCGGCGGCCAGCAGCAGCGGGTCGCGGTCGCCCGGGCGTTGCTCTCGCGGCCGCGGCTTATTCTCGCAGACGAACCGACGGCGAACCTGGACTCCAAGACCGGGGCTCGATTGCTCGACAAGATGCGCGACCTGAACGCGCGCACCGGCATCACTTTCCTTTTCTCCACCCACGATCCACTGGTGATGGAGAGGGCCCGCCGGCTGGTCAGGCTGCGAGACGGACAGATTGTCGACGATGAAAGACGGAGCTGA